One window of the Papaver somniferum cultivar HN1 unplaced genomic scaffold, ASM357369v1 unplaced-scaffold_23, whole genome shotgun sequence genome contains the following:
- the LOC113340777 gene encoding zinc finger RNA-binding protein-like → MVQMDNARMRSGNVMSVEIALQREAEYQKRIQNLQKPSDYDSKKTLVPDQVVPSKVVPEESQQKFSLQYESCSQGMLNDLVSNKQKLGHERPITKREVTHLQFQEPSTPIQGSSSSVGMKRKTPERFTCSSPQPEQQSYVPQTVNIWCEVCQIPCTSVFNFKQHCQGRKHKSKVEVEELTQKKKLEVEELKHLNICNDKKDSGTIWCDICSVPCTDGSAYRQHCNGKKHAACLKAFNKAMRGK, encoded by the exons ATGGTTCAAATGGATAATGCGAGGATGAGATCAGGGAATGTCATGTCCGTGGAGATTGCGCTACAAAGAGAAGCAGAGTACCAAAAGAGAATACAGAATTTGCAGAAGCCTTCTGACTATGATTCTAAGAAAACCCTTGTGCCTGACCAG GTGGTACCTTCTAAAGTTGTACCTGAAGAGAGTCAACAAAAATTCTCTTTGCAGTATGAGTCATGTTCTCAAG gtATGCTGAATGACCTTGTATCTAATAAACAAAAGCTTGGACATGAGCGTCCTATTACCAAAAGGGAAGTGACTCATCTGCAGTTTCAGGAACCATCTACCCCAATCCAG GGATCATCATCTTCGGTGGGTATGAAGCGCAAAACTCCTGAAAGGTTCACATGTTCATCGCCACAACCAGAGCAACAGTCCTATGTACCACAAACAGTCAACATATGGTGCGAGGTATGCCAAATCCCATGTACAAGTGTATTCAATTTCAAGCAACACTGTCAAGGAAGGAAGCACAAGAGCAAAGTAGAAGTAGAAGAGTTGACgcagaaaaaaaaattagaagtaGAAGAGTTGAAGCATTTGAACATCTGTAATGATAAGAAAGATTCAGGGACAATATGGTGTGATATATGCTCGGTCCCATGCACGGACGGATCAGCTTACAGACAACATTGTAATGGTAAAAAGCATGCTGCTTGCCTGAAAGCCTTTAATAAGGCAATGAGAGGCAAATGA
- the LOC113340783 gene encoding serine-threonine kinase receptor-associated protein-like codes for MDKRKLGVPLVCHGHSRPVVDLFYSPVTPDGFFLISASKDSSPMLRNGETGDWIGTFEGHKGAVWSCCLDTNALRAASGSADFTARIWDALTGDELHSFEHKHIVRACAFSENAHRLLTGGIEKVLRIFDLNRPDATPREVEKSPGSIRTAQWLHSDQTILSSCTDIGGVRLWDVRSGKIVQTLETESSVTSAEVSQDGRYITTADGSSVKFWDANHFGLVRSFNMPCVVESASLEPKLGNKFIAGGGDMWIRLFDFHTGEEIACNKGHHGPAHCVRFSPGGESYASGSEDGTIRIWQTTYHEDNDSSSTNGLITGNGKVKVTVDEVSRKIEGFHVSKDLTASEEKKDDITVA; via the exons ATGGACAAGAGAAAACTGGGTGTTCCTTTAGTTTGCCATGGACATTCACGTCCTGTTGTGGATTTGTTCTATAGTCCAGTGACTCCAGATGGTTTCTTTCTCATTAGTGCAAGCAAAG ATTCTAGTCCTATGCTGAGAAATGGAGAGACTGGTGATTGGATTGGAACCTTTGAAGGTCATAAAGGTGCAGTTTGGAGTTGTTGTTTGGATACAAATGCTTTACGCGCTGCATCCGGTTCGGCTGATTTCACTGC GAGAATATGGGATGCTTTGACTGGTGATGAACTGCATTCGTTTGAACACAAGCATATTGTTCGGGCATGTGCCTTCTCTGAG AATGCACACCGTCTTTTGACCGGAGGAATCGAGAAAGTGCTTCGTATTTTCGATTTGAATCGTCCAGATGCAACTCCAAGAGAAGTTGAAAAGTCTCCTGGTTCAATTAGAACTGCGCAATGGCTTCATAGTGATCAAACAATATTGAGTTCATGCACTGATATTGGGGGTGTGAG ATTGTGGGATGTTAGAAGCGGGAAGATTGTTCAAACTCTTGAAACCGAGTCATCTGTCACTAGTGCTGAAGTGAGCCAGGATGGTCGTTATATCACAACTGCTGATGGTTCTAGTGTGAAGTTTTGGGATGCGAACCA TTTTGGATTGGTAAGGAGCTTCAATATGCCCTGTGTTGTGGAATCGGCTTCTTTGGAACCCAAACTTGGTAACAAATTCATTGCTGGGGGAGGAGACATGTGGATTCGATTGTTCGATTTCCATACTGGTGAAGAGATTG CTTGCAATAAAGGACATCACGGACCTGCACATTGTGTTCGATTCTCACCTGGAGGGGAGTCTTATGCATCAGGATCCGAAGATGGTACCATCAGAATTTGGCAGACAACGTATCACGAAGACAATGATTCATCTTCAACTAATGGGTTGATCACAGGCAACGGGAAAGTGAAGGTGACGGTAGACGAGGTATCTCGCAAAATCGAGGGTTTTCACGTTTCCAAAGATTTAACTGCATCTGAAGAGAAGAAAGACGATATCACTGTGGCATGA